TTCACCGGCACCGATATGTACGACATCTACACCAAGGAGCCGCTGGAAGGCATCGACGACATCAACGGCATGAAGCTTTCCGCACCCGGCGTGCTGGGCAACTGGCTCCGCGGCACCGGGGCGAACGCCGTCGATGGTGCGTTGACCACCTATTACACCGACATCCAGACCGGCGTTTCCGACGGCACGCTCTCGCTGGCCCTCGGGATCCTGCCGACCAAGGTCTACGAGGTGGCGCCGTACATCAACCGCTTCGACGCCGGTGTCGCCTTCTCCGGCGCGGTGGCCATCAATCGCGACGTCTGGGACAGCCTTCCCGAAGAAGTCCAGAACGCGATGGTCGAGGCCGGCGAATACTACACCGAGGCCCATGGCAAGGACCTTCTGGAGCGGCACGAGTTTGCCCTGAACAAGATGGTCGAGCTCGGCGCCGACCAGGATCCGCCTGTCCAGATCATCGAGATGCCGCAGGAAGAGCGGGCGAAGTGGGTGAACATGCTGCCCGACATCGCCGGCGAATGGGCTGAAGGCCTGGAGGCGCAGGGCGTCCCGGCCGAAGCGTTCCTGGCCGCCTACATGGATGGCCTGCGCGAGCGCGGCGAAGAGCCCGTGCGCGACTGGGACAAGTAAGCCGCTTCCGAAAGTCAGGACGGGCCGGGTCAGATGGCAGCCAATCCCGAGAAAGCGACCGTCTCCGCCGAGCGGAGGCGGTCGCCGATCGAAATCGCCTGGGCCTGGCTCGTTGAGGGCCTGGCCGCAGTCGGAACCGTGATGATCTGCATCCTCATGGGGATCATCTGTGCCGATATCGTCGCACGCAACGCGATGGGATCGTCGCTCCCGCTGATCTCCGAGCTCGGCGCGCTGCTTCTGGTGATGATCGTCGCCCTTCAATTCGCAGCCACCGTGCGCGCCGACCGACTGGCGCGCACGGAAATCTTCTTCGTGACGTTCCGTGACCGCTATCCGCGCGGCGGAGCCTTTCTTTCCGCGCTTTTCAATCTTGTCGGAGCCCTGATGATCGGCGGCATCGCATGGGCGACGGTCCACATTCTCCAGAAGGACCTCGATTCGGGCGAGTTCATCGGCGTGCCCGGTATCGCCACGCTTCCGGTCTGGCCGTTCCGCGTCTTCATCCTGATCGGCATGACGATCACCGCGCTCGAATTCGCCCGTCAGATGGTGGCCGACCTCTGGCGCCTGGTGAGCGGGAGGGCCGCGGCGTGAGTCCTTTGGAAATCGGCGGCTTCGCCGTCCTCGGCCTTCTGGTCTTCATCTATCTGGGCATGCCCATCGGGATCGGCATGCTGGCCGTCTCGTTCGTCGGCGTTGCCTTCATCCGCAACGACCTCGTCGCCATGCGCATGCTCGGTGCCGTGGCCAACGATTCCCTGCGCGAATATCTCTTCGCGGTCGTGCCGCTGTTCGTGCTGATGGGGCTTCTGGTCACCGTATCGGGGGTCGGCAAGGACACGTTCGACGTCTTCGAGCGATTGCTCAGGAAGCTGACCGCCGGGCTCGGCATTGCCACGGTCTTCGCCAACGCGGTCTTCGCCTCCATCACCGGCATCTCGATCGCCTCTGCCACGGTGTTCAGCCGGGTCGCGGTGCCGGAGATGACCCGCCACGGCTACACCAAGAAGTTCGCCACCGGCGTCGTCGCAGGATCCTCTGTGCTGGGCATGCTGATCCCGCCATCGCTGCTGATGATCGTGTACGCGGTGCTTGCCGAAGAGTCGGTCGGTCGGATGTTCCTGGCCGGCATCGGTCCCGGCATCCTGCTGGCGGTCGCCTTCTCCGTGACGATCGTCCTGCTCGCGCGGACCCGGAAGAAATTCGTCTTCGACAATCCAGACGACACCGAAACCTACACCGACATTTCCGGTCTCTCCGTCCTCCGCAAGGCGGTGCCGATCGGAGCGCTGATGCTGGTGGTGCTGGGCGGTCTCTATGGCGGGTTTCTCAACCCGACGGAAGCCGGCGCGGCCGGTGCGTTCGGAGCGCTCGTCATCGCCATCCTGCGCCGGTCGCTGCCGCCGCGCGTGTTCTGGAACCTGCTGGTGGAGACCGGGCAGATCACTGTCTCGGTGCTGATCCTGATCCTGGCCGCAACGTTCTTCAGCCGGATGCTGGCCCTGTCGGGCGTGCCGCGGGAGCTGGCAGAATTTTTCCTGGAGGGGCCGATCGGTCCCTACGGTTTCCTGCTGGTCTATCTGCTTCTGATCATCGCGCTCGGGATGCTGATCGATTCCATTTCGATCATGCTCATCCTGCTGCCGATCGCGCTGCCGGTCGCGGAGGCTGCGAACTTCGACATGATCTGGTTCGGCGTGCTCACGGTGGTAGCCGTGGAGATCGGGCTCCTGACCCCGCCCTTCGGGTTATCCATCTATACGATCAAGTCGGCGATGAACGATCCGGACCTCCCCGTCTCCGAGATCTTCCGCGGCGCTCTTCCGTTCGTTCTGGCGATGATGATGTCGCTGTTGATCCTGGTGATGGTGCCGTCGATCTCGACCTGGCTGGCCCGGCTCTAAAGCCCTTGTCGCTCAGACGGAGATATCTGGGCGACAAGGCGTAGCTGCGGGTTCGACTGCCTGGACCCAGTTCCCTTCGAACCGACGTCGCATGGCCGGCACCCGCCACGGTGCAGGCAGGCCAGCCGACAGCCGGTCAGCCCATCGCCAGGCGCGGCAGCCAGAGCACGATGGCGGGGAACGCGATCAGCAGGCCGATGGTGATGCCGTCGGCGATGAAGAACGGCGTGACGCCGCGGAACACGTCCTGGACCGACAGGTCTTCGCGCACGCCGGCCACGACGAAACAGTTCAGGCCTATCGGTGGCGTGATCAGACAGAACTCCGCCATCTTGACCACCAGGATGCCGAACCAGACGGCGCACAGCGGACCGCTCATACCGAAGGCGGAATCTTCCGCGGCGACACCCATACCGCCGTTCAGCGCCATCACGGCGGGGAACACGACCGGCAGCGTGAGCAGCATCATGCCGATGGCATCCATGAACATGCCGAGGACGGCATAGGCCAGCAGGATCAGGACCAGGGTCATCCAGGGAGACTGGTCGAGACCGGAGATCCAGTCGGCGAAGGCCGTGGGAAGCTGGGCGAAGCCCAGGAACCGGACATAGATCAGCACGCCCCAGATGATCGTGAAGATCATGATGGAGAGCTTGGCGGTTTCCAGGAGCGCGGAGCGGAATTCGGGCCAGCGCATGCCATGCCAGACGGCCATGCAGAAGATCACGAACGCGCCGATCGCGCCGCCTTCCGTCGGCGT
The DNA window shown above is from Amorphus orientalis and carries:
- a CDS encoding C4-dicarboxylate TRAP transporter substrate-binding protein, which produces MKPIFALLVAGATALPMSASAQETINLTVASSHPLVVPWVGMIKSHFMARTDEILAETGNYEIQWNEAFGGQLYKANATLTSVEEGITDIGWVFSFLEPAKLPLSQASSYAPFATANPPVQLEVMQELFETNEAFREEWEQYNLKVLGFTGTDMYDIYTKEPLEGIDDINGMKLSAPGVLGNWLRGTGANAVDGALTTYYTDIQTGVSDGTLSLALGILPTKVYEVAPYINRFDAGVAFSGAVAINRDVWDSLPEEVQNAMVEAGEYYTEAHGKDLLERHEFALNKMVELGADQDPPVQIIEMPQEERAKWVNMLPDIAGEWAEGLEAQGVPAEAFLAAYMDGLRERGEEPVRDWDK
- a CDS encoding TRAP transporter small permease subunit, with translation MAANPEKATVSAERRRSPIEIAWAWLVEGLAAVGTVMICILMGIICADIVARNAMGSSLPLISELGALLLVMIVALQFAATVRADRLARTEIFFVTFRDRYPRGGAFLSALFNLVGALMIGGIAWATVHILQKDLDSGEFIGVPGIATLPVWPFRVFILIGMTITALEFARQMVADLWRLVSGRAAA
- a CDS encoding TRAP transporter large permease, whose protein sequence is MSPLEIGGFAVLGLLVFIYLGMPIGIGMLAVSFVGVAFIRNDLVAMRMLGAVANDSLREYLFAVVPLFVLMGLLVTVSGVGKDTFDVFERLLRKLTAGLGIATVFANAVFASITGISIASATVFSRVAVPEMTRHGYTKKFATGVVAGSSVLGMLIPPSLLMIVYAVLAEESVGRMFLAGIGPGILLAVAFSVTIVLLARTRKKFVFDNPDDTETYTDISGLSVLRKAVPIGALMLVVLGGLYGGFLNPTEAGAAGAFGALVIAILRRSLPPRVFWNLLVETGQITVSVLILILAATFFSRMLALSGVPRELAEFFLEGPIGPYGFLLVYLLLIIALGMLIDSISIMLILLPIALPVAEAANFDMIWFGVLTVVAVEIGLLTPPFGLSIYTIKSAMNDPDLPVSEIFRGALPFVLAMMMSLLILVMVPSISTWLARL